A stretch of the Bradyrhizobium arachidis genome encodes the following:
- the edd gene encoding phosphogluconate dehydratase, whose translation MTIEARVNARVAEVTDRIARRSGDRRARYLDRIANAASTPVRRRLGCANQAHAFAACGGHDKKLMQDGHVPSLGIVTAYNDMLSAHQPYERFPELIRQSARAAGGVAQVAGGVPAMCDGITQGEAGMELSLFSREVIALSTAIALSHQTFDAAVFLGICDKIVPGLVIGALSFGHLPAVFIPSGPMTSGLANNEKAKIRQAYAEGKLGREALLEAEAQAYHGAGTCTFYGTANTNQMLMEIMGVQLPGASFVNPNTPLRDALTCAATERALDMTSLGNQYTPIGRVLDERAFVNGIVGLHATGGSTNLTLHLVAMAAAAGLTLTWDDFADLAEVSPLLARIYPNGSADVNHFHAAGGMSFLIRELLGAGLLHANVTTVAGDGLAAYLSEPKLGSEGTLTWHEGAQASGDSSVLRGASEPFQKTGGLKVLNGDIGTAIIKTSAVAPQRHVIEAPARVFHSQEELQKAFAAGELTSDLVIVMRFQGPRANGMPELHKLMPPLGVLQDRGLKVALVTDGRLSGASGKVPAAIHVTPEAAEGGTIAKICDGDLIRVDAIAGRLEVLVDPAEWRAREPMRFDSSIVQSGVGRELFAIFRDRVGRADNGASIFQGVAT comes from the coding sequence ATGACGATCGAAGCAAGGGTCAATGCGCGCGTCGCCGAAGTGACGGATCGCATCGCTCGGCGCAGTGGCGACAGAAGAGCACGCTATCTCGACCGCATTGCGAACGCGGCGAGCACGCCGGTGCGGCGGCGACTGGGATGCGCCAACCAGGCCCACGCCTTCGCTGCTTGCGGAGGGCACGACAAGAAGCTGATGCAGGATGGCCACGTTCCCAGCCTCGGAATTGTCACGGCCTACAACGATATGCTCTCGGCGCATCAGCCCTACGAGCGTTTCCCTGAACTCATCCGACAGAGCGCGCGTGCAGCGGGGGGTGTTGCCCAGGTCGCAGGCGGCGTGCCGGCGATGTGCGACGGCATCACACAAGGCGAAGCGGGAATGGAGCTCTCGCTGTTCTCGCGCGAGGTCATCGCCTTGTCCACGGCGATCGCGCTGTCGCATCAAACCTTCGATGCCGCCGTATTTCTCGGCATTTGCGACAAGATCGTGCCGGGCCTCGTTATCGGCGCGCTCTCGTTCGGGCATTTGCCCGCGGTCTTCATTCCGTCGGGGCCGATGACCTCGGGCCTGGCCAACAACGAAAAAGCGAAAATCCGCCAGGCCTACGCGGAAGGAAAGCTCGGTCGCGAAGCTCTGCTGGAAGCGGAAGCGCAAGCCTACCACGGCGCGGGGACGTGCACGTTTTACGGGACGGCCAACACCAACCAGATGCTGATGGAGATCATGGGCGTTCAGCTGCCGGGCGCATCTTTCGTGAACCCGAACACGCCGTTGCGCGATGCGCTCACTTGCGCAGCGACCGAGCGAGCATTGGACATGACCTCGCTCGGCAATCAGTACACCCCGATCGGGCGCGTGCTCGACGAGCGCGCTTTCGTCAACGGCATCGTGGGGCTGCACGCCACTGGCGGTTCGACCAATCTGACGCTGCATCTGGTTGCCATGGCCGCGGCGGCCGGCCTCACTCTTACCTGGGACGATTTCGCTGACCTCGCCGAGGTCAGCCCGCTTTTGGCCCGGATCTATCCCAACGGTTCTGCAGACGTGAACCATTTCCATGCCGCCGGCGGCATGAGCTTCCTGATCCGGGAACTGCTCGGAGCCGGCCTCTTGCACGCAAACGTCACCACAGTCGCGGGCGATGGCCTGGCGGCATACCTGAGCGAGCCGAAGCTCGGCTCCGAGGGAACGCTAACTTGGCATGAAGGAGCGCAGGCCAGCGGTGATTCTTCCGTGCTGCGAGGCGCTTCCGAGCCCTTTCAAAAGACAGGTGGGCTGAAAGTCCTGAATGGCGACATCGGGACGGCCATCATCAAGACATCAGCCGTTGCGCCACAACGGCATGTGATCGAAGCGCCTGCCCGCGTCTTCCATTCCCAGGAAGAGTTGCAGAAAGCCTTTGCGGCGGGAGAACTCACGAGCGATCTCGTCATCGTCATGCGCTTCCAGGGACCGAGAGCCAACGGAATGCCGGAGTTGCACAAGCTGATGCCCCCACTCGGCGTGTTGCAGGATCGTGGTCTCAAAGTCGCCCTCGTGACCGACGGCAGGCTTTCGGGCGCCTCTGGCAAGGTGCCGGCTGCCATTCACGTCACGCCGGAAGCGGCCGAAGGGGGCACAATCGCCAAAATATGCGATGGCGACCTCATCAGAGTTGACGCCATTGCAGGCCGACTCGAAGTTCTCGTCGATCCCGCAGAATGGAGGGCGCGGGAGCCGATGCGTTTCGATTCGTCCATCGTACAAAGCGGAGTCGGACGAGAGCTATTCGCAATTTTTCGCGACCGCGTTGGTCGTGCCGACAATGGCGCAAGCATCTTTCAGGGAGTGGCGACATGA
- the eda gene encoding bifunctional 4-hydroxy-2-oxoglutarate aldolase/2-dehydro-3-deoxy-phosphogluconate aldolase — protein sequence MTVQRGLRETLSKTPVIPVISLDTASDAIPLARALAAGGLSVIEVTLRTAAALDSIRAITSEVETVEVGAGTIIEPTQLEAARRAGARFAVSPGYTNRLLDAAETSEIPLLPGVSSASEALGLIERNFQFAKFFPAESVGGVDFLSSLASPLPQLKFCPTGGITRQSAPRYLELTNVLCVGGSWMAPRNLVSARDWASITVASRAAAALASVRQRQGMNSKMTLLT from the coding sequence ATGACCGTGCAGCGAGGCCTGCGCGAAACTCTCTCGAAGACGCCGGTCATTCCCGTAATTTCTCTTGATACTGCTTCGGATGCGATCCCTCTGGCACGTGCGCTGGCGGCCGGCGGCTTGTCTGTCATTGAAGTCACACTTCGCACGGCTGCAGCTCTCGACTCGATCCGCGCGATTACAAGTGAGGTCGAGACCGTCGAGGTCGGCGCGGGAACGATCATCGAACCCACGCAGCTCGAGGCAGCGAGGCGGGCCGGCGCGCGTTTCGCCGTTTCGCCAGGTTACACCAATCGCCTGCTTGACGCTGCGGAGACGAGCGAGATCCCGCTCTTACCGGGCGTCTCGAGCGCATCCGAGGCACTGGGCCTGATCGAACGCAACTTTCAGTTTGCAAAATTCTTTCCTGCCGAGTCGGTCGGGGGCGTTGATTTTCTTTCCTCACTTGCCTCGCCCTTGCCGCAACTCAAATTCTGTCCCACGGGCGGCATAACTCGGCAAAGCGCGCCTCGATATCTGGAGCTGACAAATGTCCTCTGCGTGGGTGGCTCCTGGATGGCTCCAAGGAATCTGGTCTCCGCACGCGATTGGGCGTCCATCACCGTTGCGAGCAGGGCCGCCGCCGCACTGGCTTCCGTGCGGCAAAGACAGGGTATGAACTCCAAGATGACGCTGCTGACCTAG
- a CDS encoding response regulator transcription factor, which yields MNAPSTHLVIADDHPLFRDALRQAVAGVLTSAKIDEAGSFEDLTRLLEQNSEVDLILLDLSMPGISGFSGLIYLRAQYPAIPVVIVSASDDSATIRRSLDFGASGFIPKRFGVETLRDAILKVMEGDVWVPADTDLSAPADPDMSRLRDRLVTLTPQQVRVLMMLSEGLLNKQIAYELGVSEATIKAHVSAILQKLGVESRTQAVIAAAKIAGSQWKQGTPTG from the coding sequence ATGAACGCTCCCTCAACCCACCTTGTCATTGCCGATGATCATCCGCTGTTCCGCGACGCGTTGCGGCAGGCGGTGGCCGGCGTCCTGACCTCGGCCAAGATCGACGAGGCGGGATCGTTCGAGGATCTGACCAGGCTCCTGGAGCAGAACTCGGAAGTCGATTTGATCCTGCTCGATCTCTCGATGCCCGGAATCTCCGGTTTTTCCGGCCTGATCTATTTGCGGGCGCAATATCCGGCGATCCCGGTGGTCATCGTCTCCGCCTCCGACGACAGCGCCACCATCCGCCGCTCGCTGGATTTCGGCGCCTCGGGTTTCATTCCAAAACGGTTCGGCGTCGAGACCCTGCGCGACGCCATCCTCAAGGTGATGGAGGGCGATGTCTGGGTGCCCGCAGATACCGACCTGTCGGCGCCGGCGGATCCCGACATGTCGCGCCTGCGCGACCGGCTGGTGACGCTCACCCCGCAACAGGTGCGGGTGCTGATGATGCTGTCGGAGGGACTGCTCAATAAGCAGATCGCCTACGAGCTCGGCGTCTCCGAGGCGACCATCAAGGCCCACGTCTCCGCCATCCTGCAAAAGCTCGGGGTGGAAAGCCGCACCCAGGCCGTGATTGCCGCAGCCAAGATCGCCGGCAGCCAATGGAAGCAGGGCACGCCAACGGGGTGA
- a CDS encoding MFS transporter produces the protein MTKDERFVILASSLGTVFEWYDFYLYGSLAGIIGAQFFSAYPPATRDIFALLAFAAGFLVRPFGAIVFGRVGDIVGRKYTFLVTILIMGLSTFIVGLLPNAATIGIAAPIILIALRLAQGLALGGEYGGAATYVAEHAPNGKRGYYTSFIQTTATLGLFLSLLVILFTRSALGEADFAAWGWRIPFLVSVLLLGISVWIRLRLNESPIFQKMKDEGKGSKAPLTEAFGNWQNGKLVLLALLGGVMGQGVVWYTGQFYALFFLQSILKVDGYTANLLIAWSLLLGTGFFIVFGALSDKIGRKPIILGGCLIAALTFFPIFKMITTNANPALEKAIESAKVEVVADPGGCGDLFNPVGTRVFTAPCDTARAFLSQSSVKYATTAGPAGSGVKVMVNGKEVAYANAKDGNPAITAAVQAAGYPKAGDAGIVKMAHPLDIFRPQVAAIIGLLFVLVVYVTMVYGPIAAMLVELFPTRIRYTSMSLPYHIGNGWFGGLLPATAFAIVASTGDIYAGLWYPIIFASITVVIGFLFLPETKDVDIKAT, from the coding sequence ATGACGAAGGACGAACGGTTCGTCATTCTCGCCTCCTCGCTCGGTACCGTGTTCGAATGGTACGATTTCTACCTCTACGGATCGCTCGCCGGCATCATCGGCGCACAATTCTTCTCGGCCTATCCGCCGGCCACCCGTGACATCTTCGCGCTGCTGGCCTTCGCCGCGGGCTTCCTGGTGCGCCCCTTCGGCGCCATCGTGTTCGGCCGCGTCGGCGACATCGTCGGCCGCAAATACACCTTCCTCGTCACCATCCTGATCATGGGTCTGTCGACCTTCATCGTCGGCCTCCTGCCGAACGCGGCGACCATCGGCATCGCGGCCCCGATCATCCTGATCGCGCTGCGCCTCGCCCAGGGTCTCGCCCTCGGCGGCGAGTATGGCGGTGCCGCGACCTACGTCGCGGAGCACGCGCCGAACGGCAAGCGCGGCTACTACACCTCCTTCATCCAGACCACCGCGACGCTCGGCCTGTTCCTGTCGCTGCTGGTGATCCTGTTCACCCGCTCGGCGCTCGGCGAGGCCGACTTCGCGGCGTGGGGCTGGCGCATTCCGTTCCTGGTCTCGGTGCTGCTGCTCGGCATCTCGGTCTGGATCCGGCTGCGGCTGAACGAATCGCCGATCTTCCAGAAGATGAAGGACGAAGGTAAGGGCTCGAAGGCGCCGCTGACCGAAGCCTTCGGCAACTGGCAGAACGGCAAGCTCGTCCTGCTCGCGCTGCTCGGCGGCGTGATGGGCCAGGGCGTGGTCTGGTACACCGGCCAGTTCTACGCGCTGTTCTTCCTGCAATCGATCCTGAAGGTCGACGGCTACACCGCCAACCTCTTGATCGCCTGGTCGCTGCTGCTCGGCACCGGCTTCTTCATCGTGTTCGGCGCGCTGTCCGACAAGATCGGCCGCAAGCCGATCATCCTCGGCGGCTGCCTGATCGCGGCGCTGACCTTCTTCCCGATCTTCAAGATGATCACCACCAACGCCAACCCGGCGCTGGAAAAGGCGATCGAGAGCGCGAAGGTCGAGGTTGTGGCCGATCCCGGAGGCTGCGGCGATCTGTTCAACCCGGTCGGCACCCGCGTCTTCACCGCGCCTTGCGACACCGCCCGCGCCTTCCTGTCCCAGTCGTCGGTCAAGTACGCGACGACCGCAGGTCCGGCCGGCTCCGGCGTGAAGGTCATGGTCAACGGCAAGGAAGTGGCCTACGCGAACGCCAAGGACGGCAACCCCGCGATCACCGCGGCGGTGCAGGCGGCCGGCTATCCCAAGGCGGGCGACGCCGGCATCGTGAAGATGGCGCATCCGCTCGACATCTTCCGTCCGCAGGTGGCCGCGATCATCGGGCTGCTGTTCGTCCTGGTCGTCTATGTGACCATGGTGTACGGCCCGATCGCCGCGATGCTGGTCGAACTGTTCCCGACCCGCATCCGCTACACCTCGATGTCGCTGCCCTACCACATCGGCAACGGCTGGTTCGGCGGCCTCTTGCCCGCGACCGCGTTCGCGATCGTGGCCTCGACCGGCGACATCTATGCAGGTCTCTGGTACCCGATCATCTTCGCGTCCATCACGGTCGTGATCGGCTTCCTGTTCCTGCCCGAGACCAAGGACGTCGACATCAAGGCGACCTGA
- a CDS encoding secondary thiamine-phosphate synthase enzyme YjbQ, whose protein sequence is MTPEKHLTRSAASTVQVTSISTSLLTAPTPGRGFVDLTAEVAKFIKDVHARDGALTLFIRHTSASLTIQENADPSVLVDLTTALSRLAPENAPWTHDTEGPDDMPAHVKTMLTATSLHVPVLGGALALGTWQAIYLIEHRSRPHRREIVLQFIGETR, encoded by the coding sequence ATGACACCTGAGAAGCACCTGACCCGTTCGGCGGCGTCGACCGTGCAAGTCACGTCTATCAGTACCTCTCTGCTCACAGCGCCGACGCCCGGCCGTGGCTTCGTTGATCTCACCGCCGAAGTCGCGAAGTTCATCAAGGATGTTCATGCACGCGACGGCGCGCTGACGCTGTTCATCCGCCACACCTCGGCCTCGCTGACGATCCAGGAAAATGCCGATCCGTCCGTGCTGGTCGATCTCACCACTGCGTTGTCGCGGCTGGCGCCGGAGAATGCGCCCTGGACGCATGACACGGAAGGACCTGACGACATGCCGGCGCACGTCAAGACCATGCTGACTGCGACGTCGCTCCATGTGCCGGTGCTGGGCGGTGCGCTCGCGCTCGGCACCTGGCAGGCGATCTATCTCATCGAGCATCGCAGCCGTCCGCATCGTCGCGAAATCGTGCTGCAATTCATCGGAGAGACGCGCTGA
- a CDS encoding AtpZ/AtpI family protein, with the protein MAQGTGHGENGNGGKSPEEAALSARLGRLDQRLSDLRDRREKTEQPAGESGDAAARASAMALGFRLSSELVAGVAVGAGIGWGFDRLLSTSPFGFIVFLLLGFVAGVVNVVRSAGAGQGRRGGS; encoded by the coding sequence ATGGCACAGGGCACGGGACACGGCGAGAATGGAAATGGCGGTAAATCGCCCGAGGAAGCTGCGCTTTCCGCAAGGCTCGGACGTCTTGATCAGCGGCTGTCGGATTTACGCGACCGCCGGGAGAAGACGGAGCAACCCGCAGGTGAAAGTGGAGATGCGGCAGCCAGAGCTTCGGCGATGGCGCTGGGTTTCCGGCTTTCGTCGGAGTTGGTCGCCGGTGTCGCTGTCGGAGCGGGGATTGGCTGGGGTTTCGACCGTTTGCTGTCGACGTCGCCTTTCGGATTCATTGTGTTCCTGCTGCTGGGCTTCGTGGCCGGCGTCGTGAACGTGGTGAGGTCGGCCGGCGCGGGTCAAGGTAGGCGCGGCGGCTCGTAA
- a CDS encoding F0F1 ATP synthase subunit A, which translates to MKIDPIHQFNIEPLFTIGHIGNQTIAFTNSSLYMLIAVAIISLLMLASGSQLIPGRLQSVAEISYEFVASTIRSTAGAEGMKFFPLIFSLFMFICVSNLVGIIPYTFTISSHIIVTVGLALLVFFTVLIYGVYKNGLKFFSIFVPHGVPGYILPLVMFIEVLSFFLRPVSHSIRLFANMLAGHIALKVFAGFVAMLGFSLGAIGWVGGVLPLALTIALYALEILVAFLQAYVFAILTCIYLNDALHPGH; encoded by the coding sequence ATGAAAATCGATCCGATCCACCAGTTCAACATCGAGCCTCTCTTCACGATCGGCCATATCGGCAATCAAACGATCGCCTTCACCAATTCATCGCTCTACATGCTGATCGCCGTGGCGATCATCTCGCTCCTGATGCTGGCGAGCGGCAGCCAGCTCATTCCGGGACGCCTCCAGTCGGTCGCCGAAATCTCCTACGAGTTCGTCGCTTCGACGATCCGTTCGACCGCCGGCGCGGAAGGCATGAAGTTCTTCCCGCTGATCTTCTCGCTGTTCATGTTCATCTGCGTCTCGAACCTGGTCGGCATCATCCCCTACACTTTCACGATCTCGAGCCATATCATCGTCACCGTAGGGCTGGCGCTGCTGGTCTTCTTCACCGTGCTGATCTACGGCGTCTACAAGAACGGCTTGAAATTCTTCAGCATCTTCGTTCCTCACGGCGTTCCCGGCTACATCCTGCCGCTGGTCATGTTCATCGAGGTCCTGTCGTTCTTCCTGCGGCCGGTCTCGCACAGCATTCGTCTGTTCGCCAACATGCTGGCCGGCCACATCGCGCTGAAAGTGTTCGCGGGCTTCGTCGCCATGCTGGGCTTCTCGCTCGGCGCCATCGGCTGGGTCGGCGGCGTGCTGCCGCTGGCGCTCACGATCGCCCTGTACGCTCTCGAGATTCTGGTCGCGTTCCTGCAAGCCTATGTGTTTGCGATCCTGACCTGCATCTACCTCAACGACGCCCTTCATCCCGGACACTAG
- a CDS encoding F0F1 ATP synthase subunit C: protein MDPAAAKLIGAGIACIGMGGAGVGVGVIFGNYLAAAVRNPSAAQGQFGNLIFGFAVTEALGIFSLLIALLLLFVF from the coding sequence ATGGATCCGGCAGCAGCAAAACTTATCGGCGCGGGCATCGCGTGCATCGGCATGGGCGGCGCGGGCGTCGGCGTGGGCGTGATCTTCGGCAACTACCTTGCCGCAGCCGTCCGCAACCCGTCGGCTGCTCAGGGCCAGTTCGGCAACCTGATCTTCGGCTTCGCCGTGACCGAAGCGCTCGGCATTTTCTCGCTGCTGATCGCGCTGCTTCTGCTGTTCGTTTTCTGA
- a CDS encoding F0F1 ATP synthase subunit B, whose amino-acid sequence MAESHGGAKGQTAKAHTEADGGHHSGGFPPFESSTFASQLVSLAIFFVLLYVIVSKLALPKVGGAIEARQNKIEGDLAEAQKLKDQSEAALKAYEGELASARSRAQAIGNESRDKANAQAEAERKTLEEQLAAKLAEAEKTIASTRAAAMSNVRGIAADAAGTIVQRLTGVVPDAASVNAAVDASLKG is encoded by the coding sequence ATGGCCGAGAGTCATGGCGGGGCAAAAGGCCAGACGGCCAAAGCCCACACTGAAGCCGATGGCGGTCATCACAGCGGCGGCTTTCCGCCGTTCGAGAGCAGCACCTTTGCTTCGCAGCTGGTGTCGCTCGCGATCTTCTTCGTCCTGCTTTACGTGATCGTGTCCAAGCTCGCTCTGCCGAAGGTCGGCGGTGCGATCGAGGCACGTCAGAACAAGATCGAGGGTGACCTCGCCGAAGCGCAGAAGCTGAAGGATCAGTCCGAAGCGGCGCTGAAAGCCTATGAAGGCGAGCTCGCTTCGGCGCGTTCGCGGGCGCAGGCGATCGGCAACGAATCCCGCGACAAGGCGAATGCGCAGGCGGAAGCCGAGCGCAAGACCCTGGAAGAGCAGTTGGCGGCCAAGCTCGCCGAGGCGGAGAAGACTATCGCCTCGACCCGCGCCGCCGCCATGAGCAACGTCCGCGGCATCGCGGCCGATGCGGCAGGCACCATCGTGCAGCGGCTCACCGGCGTCGTTCCGGATGCGGCCTCGGTCAATGCCGCCGTTGATGCGTCCTTGAAGGGTTAG
- a CDS encoding ATP F0F1 synthase subunit B (Produces ATP from ADP in the presence of a proton gradient across the membrane. Subunit B is part of the membrane proton channel.) gives MFFDPETWVAVAFVILMVVFGYLGVFKSAMTALDHRAARIKAELDDAVRLKDEAAKVLADYKARSASAEREAADIIANAKSEAERIATEAKAKMEDFVARRTKTAESKIALAEAQALADVRAAAAEAAVQAASTILSQSVKGQVADDLLAKGITEVRQKLN, from the coding sequence ATGTTCTTCGATCCTGAAACCTGGGTCGCCGTCGCCTTCGTGATCCTGATGGTCGTGTTCGGCTATCTCGGGGTCTTCAAGTCGGCGATGACCGCGCTCGATCATCGCGCCGCCCGCATCAAGGCGGAGCTCGATGACGCCGTGCGTCTGAAAGACGAGGCCGCCAAGGTGCTCGCCGACTACAAGGCGCGCAGCGCCAGCGCCGAGCGTGAGGCCGCCGACATCATCGCCAACGCCAAGTCCGAAGCCGAGCGTATCGCGACTGAAGCCAAGGCGAAGATGGAAGATTTCGTCGCCCGCAGGACCAAGACCGCGGAGAGCAAGATCGCGCTCGCCGAGGCCCAGGCACTCGCCGACGTCCGCGCTGCAGCCGCCGAAGCCGCCGTCCAGGCCGCTTCCACGATCCTGTCGCAGTCGGTCAAGGGCCAGGTCGCCGACGATTTGCTCGCCAAGGGCATCACCGAGGTTCGGCAGAAGCTGAACTAA
- a CDS encoding GNAT family N-acetyltransferase: MALFRLPSSGPAALAPRGNGLLLRAPQMSDFLQWAHLREASRDYLTPWEPIWPSDDLTRSGFRRRLRRYTEDIAADRSYPFLIFRELDGAMVGGITLANVRRGIVQAGTIGYWVGQPHAHRGYMTAALRVLLPTLFGELNLHRVEAACIPTNLPSIRVLEKCGFSREGLARRYLCINGVWQDHLLFGLLHEDFRG; encoded by the coding sequence ATGGCCCTCTTTCGCCTGCCATCCAGTGGACCCGCCGCCCTCGCTCCACGCGGCAATGGCCTCCTGCTGCGCGCGCCGCAGATGTCGGATTTCCTGCAATGGGCACATTTGCGTGAAGCAAGTCGCGACTACCTGACGCCTTGGGAGCCGATCTGGCCCTCGGACGATCTGACTCGCTCGGGCTTCCGGCGGCGACTGCGCCGGTACACCGAGGATATCGCGGCCGACCGCTCCTATCCCTTCCTGATCTTCCGGGAACTGGACGGCGCGATGGTGGGCGGCATCACGCTCGCCAACGTCCGCCGCGGCATCGTCCAGGCCGGCACGATCGGGTACTGGGTCGGGCAGCCCCATGCCCATCGCGGCTACATGACCGCGGCGCTGCGGGTACTGCTGCCGACCCTGTTTGGCGAGCTCAATCTGCACCGGGTCGAGGCCGCCTGCATCCCCACCAATTTGCCGTCGATCCGGGTGCTGGAGAAGTGCGGCTTCTCCCGCGAAGGCCTGGCGCGGCGCTATCTCTGCATCAACGGGGTCTGGCAGGACCATCTGCTGTTCGGCCTGCTGCACGAGGATTTTCGCGGCTAA
- a CDS encoding pitrilysin family protein — MSVEISKLASGLTIVTDNMPHVETAALGVWAGVGGRDEKPNEHGISHLLEHMAFKGTTRRSSREIVEEIEAVGGDLNAGTSTETTSYYARVMKADVPLALDVLSDILANPAFEPDELEREKNVIVQEIGAAQDTPDDVVFEHLNELCYPDQPMGRSLLGTAKTLRGFNRDMLRGYLSTHYRGPDMVVAAAGAVDHKQVVAEVERRFSSFEGTPGPKPQTAQFGKGGAKVVHRELEQAHLTLALEGVPQTDLSLFSLQVFTNILGGGMSSRLFQEVREKRGLCYSIYSFHAPYSDTGFFGLYTGTDPADAPEMMEVVVDIINDSVETLTEAEIARAKAQMKAGLLMALESCSSRAEQLARHVLAYGRPQTVQELVDRIDGVSVESTRNAARALLSRSRPAVVALGSGRGLDTAVSFAEGLTRARAKARLH; from the coding sequence ATGAGCGTCGAGATCTCCAAGCTTGCGTCCGGCCTCACCATCGTCACCGACAACATGCCGCACGTCGAGACCGCCGCGCTCGGGGTCTGGGCCGGCGTCGGCGGGCGCGACGAGAAGCCGAACGAGCACGGCATCTCGCATCTGCTGGAGCACATGGCGTTCAAGGGCACGACGCGGCGTTCCTCGCGCGAAATCGTCGAGGAGATCGAGGCCGTCGGCGGTGACCTCAACGCCGGCACCTCGACCGAGACGACGTCCTATTATGCGCGGGTGATGAAGGCCGACGTGCCGCTGGCGCTCGACGTGCTCTCCGACATCCTCGCCAATCCGGCCTTCGAGCCGGACGAACTCGAGCGCGAGAAGAACGTCATCGTGCAGGAGATCGGCGCGGCGCAGGACACGCCCGACGACGTCGTGTTCGAGCATCTCAACGAGCTCTGCTACCCCGACCAGCCGATGGGCCGCTCGCTGCTCGGCACCGCCAAGACGCTGCGCGGCTTCAACCGCGACATGCTGCGCGGCTACCTGTCGACCCATTATCGTGGACCCGACATGGTGGTGGCCGCGGCCGGCGCGGTCGATCACAAGCAGGTGGTCGCCGAGGTCGAGAGGCGGTTTTCAAGCTTTGAAGGGACGCCCGGACCGAAGCCGCAGACAGCACAGTTCGGCAAGGGCGGTGCGAAGGTGGTGCACCGCGAGCTCGAGCAGGCGCATCTGACGCTGGCGCTGGAAGGCGTGCCGCAGACCGATCTGTCGCTGTTCTCGCTCCAGGTCTTCACCAACATCCTCGGCGGCGGAATGTCGTCGCGGCTGTTCCAGGAGGTGCGGGAGAAGCGGGGGCTCTGCTACTCGATCTACAGCTTCCATGCGCCCTATAGCGATACCGGTTTCTTCGGGCTCTATACCGGCACCGATCCCGCCGATGCGCCCGAGATGATGGAAGTCGTGGTCGACATCATCAATGATTCGGTGGAGACCCTGACCGAGGCCGAGATCGCGCGGGCCAAGGCGCAGATGAAGGCCGGCCTGTTGATGGCGCTGGAGAGCTGCTCCTCGCGCGCCGAGCAGCTTGCGCGGCATGTGCTGGCCTATGGCCGGCCGCAGACGGTCCAGGAATTGGTGGACCGAATCGATGGGGTCAGCGTTGAATCAACCCGCAACGCGGCGCGGGCGCTGTTATCGCGGAGCCGCCCTGCGGTGGTTGCATTGGGTAGCGGAAGGGGTCTGGACACGGCGGTGTCTTTTGCGGAAGGATTGACCAGGGCGCGAGCCAAGGCGCGGTTGCACTAG